A window of the Sulfurimonas sp. genome harbors these coding sequences:
- a CDS encoding alanine--glyoxylate aminotransferase family protein: MLLFTPGPTPVPQNVRNAMSDETMHHRTPEFEAIFEKTRKHLFNLFKTDEVVMIASSGTGAMEAAVINMCHSTLLNVNSGKFGERFGKIAKAYGLGSIEIKNEWDTPVSVEEITEVLKANPEIDAIAVQISESAGGLRHPVEEIAKAAKEINPNIMIIADGITAVGVEKIDVTNIDALIAGSQKALMLPPGLAIIGLSNAAIEKIGEGKGYYLNLASEIKKQRQNTTAYTAATTLIIGLLEILETIEARGGLTKLYGETACRAKSVRRALEAIGLHIYPKEAAKSMTTIDDENANEIRKILKEDYGVNVAGGQDHLKGKIFRINQMGLIQPYEIAWVVNAVELALHKLGRREYDGTANKVFNSGFLGVD, from the coding sequence ATGTTACTTTTTACACCTGGACCAACTCCAGTACCACAAAATGTTCGTAATGCTATGTCTGATGAGACAATGCACCACCGTACACCTGAATTTGAAGCTATTTTTGAAAAGACGCGTAAGCATCTTTTTAATCTTTTTAAAACTGATGAAGTAGTTATGATCGCATCAAGCGGGACAGGAGCTATGGAAGCAGCAGTTATTAACATGTGTCACTCTACGCTTTTAAATGTAAACAGCGGTAAGTTCGGTGAGCGTTTTGGAAAGATAGCAAAAGCTTACGGACTTGGTTCTATAGAGATTAAAAATGAATGGGATACTCCTGTTAGTGTTGAAGAGATCACGGAAGTTTTAAAAGCTAATCCTGAGATCGATGCGATAGCTGTTCAGATTAGTGAGTCTGCGGGTGGACTTCGTCATCCGGTAGAAGAGATAGCTAAAGCTGCAAAAGAGATCAATCCAAACATTATGATCATTGCTGATGGTATTACTGCTGTTGGTGTTGAGAAGATCGATGTTACGAATATTGATGCACTAATTGCAGGAAGTCAAAAAGCTCTTATGCTTCCTCCGGGACTTGCAATCATAGGTTTATCAAATGCTGCGATTGAAAAGATTGGTGAGGGTAAAGGTTATTACTTAAACCTAGCAAGCGAGATCAAAAAGCAGCGTCAAAATACTACTGCATATACTGCAGCTACAACTTTGATTATCGGTTTATTAGAGATTTTAGAAACTATTGAAGCTAGAGGCGGTTTAACTAAACTTTATGGTGAGACAGCTTGCCGTGCAAAATCTGTAAGACGCGCACTTGAAGCTATCGGTCTTCACATATATCCAAAAGAAGCTGCAAAATCTATGACAACTATAGATGATGAAAATGCCAATGAGATCAGAAAGATCCTAAAAGAAGATTACGGCGTTAATGTAGCAGGTGGTCAGGATCATTTAAAAGGTAAAATTTTCCGCATTAATCAAATGGGTTTAATTCAACCATATGAGATTGCATGGGTTGTTAATGCAGTAGAGTTGGCTCTTCACAAGCTAGGTAGAAGAGAATATGATGGAACTGCAAACAAAGTTTTCAATAGCGGTTTTTTAGGTGTGGATTAA
- a CDS encoding flagellar export protein FliJ: MKTRYSPLVKLKKSTMDRSERLVQQKNAELNNAIEALKNSYEFLEDIEQPSSGNINDLLASRRLLSSQRDLIDNNKNWVNFARDQLDDAKNQFKKDMIEYEKYKYLDLEEIKKYQKELKVKEAKDLDEVALMTYGKEYR, translated from the coding sequence ATGAAAACGCGCTACTCTCCACTTGTAAAACTTAAAAAGAGTACAATGGACAGAAGTGAGCGTCTAGTTCAGCAAAAAAATGCTGAATTAAATAATGCTATAGAGGCATTAAAAAATTCATATGAATTTTTAGAAGATATAGAACAGCCTAGTTCTGGAAATATTAACGACCTTCTAGCTTCAAGAAGGCTCCTTTCAAGTCAAAGAGATCTAATAGATAATAATAAAAACTGGGTTAATTTTGCAAGAGATCAACTAGATGATGCTAAGAACCAATTTAAAAAAGATATGATAGAGTACGAGAAGTATAAATATTTAGATCTAGAAGAGATTAAGAAGTATCAAAAAGAATTAAAAGTTAAAGAGGCAAAAGATCTTGATGAAGTTGCACTTATGACTTATGGTAAAGAATATAGATAA
- a CDS encoding cytochrome c oxidase, cbb3-type, CcoQ subunit, with product MDIAQLQAYGYFILTTLLVVVLYGYIYHLYTKRKDSDGHDYEDYGNLALKDDITDTPVSAISDDKEK from the coding sequence GTGGATATTGCACAACTTCAAGCTTATGGTTACTTTATCTTAACTACTTTATTGGTAGTTGTTTTATATGGATATATTTATCATCTATATACAAAAAGAAAAGATTCAGATGGGCATGATTATGAAGACTATGGCAATTTAGCACTTAAAGACGATATAACTGATACTCCGGTATCAGCTATATCAGATGATAAAGAGAAATAG
- a CDS encoding magnesium transporter MgtE N-terminal domain-containing protein codes for MRLLVVFLVIVSHVFAIETSEKLFECSEIFKARKSELLIELERIDEQKQALEALKNATEDLLKDKKRKVDYEAEVVEAKRQEITEKEANIKKMLDENKAILEKLTSIKMDKVAQTFAKMKAASAASILSDMEVQDAADILSSLKPKTVGKILSKMDPKKGSELTLLLAK; via the coding sequence ATGAGATTATTGGTTGTTTTTTTAGTTATTGTAAGTCATGTTTTTGCTATTGAAACAAGTGAAAAACTTTTTGAATGTAGCGAGATTTTTAAAGCTAGAAAAAGTGAACTTTTAATTGAATTAGAACGTATAGATGAGCAAAAACAAGCTTTGGAAGCTTTAAAAAATGCTACTGAAGATCTGCTAAAAGATAAAAAAAGAAAAGTCGATTACGAAGCTGAAGTAGTTGAAGCAAAAAGACAAGAGATCACTGAAAAAGAAGCTAATATTAAAAAAATGTTAGATGAAAATAAGGCTATTTTAGAAAAACTTACAAGCATTAAAATGGATAAAGTTGCTCAAACATTTGCAAAAATGAAAGCAGCCTCAGCCGCAAGTATATTATCAGATATGGAAGTGCAAGATGCAGCCGACATATTATCATCTTTAAAACCAAAAACGGTAGGGAAGATATTATCTAAAATGGATCCTAAAAAAGGTAGTGAATTAACTCTTCTTTTAGCAAAATAA
- a CDS encoding cbb3-type cytochrome c oxidase N-terminal domain-containing protein, translating to MNKLYLGGIIFTALMLLLTYLSIGGSEGGLNGDIVNILGVAGAIALVLITVFVVIKYVRQMQTDTATGDLMEENWDGVGEYNNELPFGWAVSFFLVTVWGIWYFVAGYPVNAYSQIGEYNEDAAAHNAKYNAQYASITGDRLVEMGESVFLAECKVCHGLTADGIDGKAANLNKRIDEVAVKHAVMNGSNNMLLG from the coding sequence ATGAATAAGCTTTATCTTGGTGGTATTATCTTCACGGCTCTAATGTTACTACTAACGTATCTATCGATTGGTGGTTCTGAGGGTGGTTTAAATGGTGATATCGTTAATATACTTGGTGTTGCTGGTGCTATCGCGCTTGTACTTATTACAGTATTTGTAGTAATCAAGTATGTTCGTCAAATGCAAACTGATACAGCTACTGGTGATCTTATGGAAGAGAACTGGGATGGTGTTGGTGAGTATAACAATGAGTTGCCTTTTGGTTGGGCAGTGTCATTCTTCTTAGTAACTGTTTGGGGTATCTGGTATTTTGTAGCTGGTTATCCAGTAAATGCTTACTCTCAAATCGGTGAGTATAATGAAGATGCAGCTGCACACAACGCTAAATACAATGCTCAATACGCTTCTATCACTGGTGATAGATTAGTAGAGATGGGTGAATCAGTATTCTTAGCAGAGTGTAAAGTTTGTCACGGTCTTACTGCTGATGGTATTGATGGTAAAGCAGCTAACTTAAACAAAAGAATTGATGAAGTTGCTGTTAAACATGCTGTAATGAATGGTTCTAACAACATGTTATTAGGT
- a CDS encoding DUF507 family protein, protein MKISLKTIPHICSKIAVDLNKSGAVTMTKGLEAVSSEAEKILTESVKKEMALDEKVREICEDNEEEIEFNLVDERQLFFMIKKKLAPEYDVILNYEERYSDISHKILDELYEEDLIHFEVSENRIKNIIFNSITSFIADASEVDDAVMDKIRSYKKHYIPGTDEFEILYEKIYREEMAKRGMQ, encoded by the coding sequence ATGAAAATTTCGCTAAAAACTATCCCCCATATTTGTTCTAAAATAGCAGTTGATTTAAATAAAAGTGGTGCAGTTACTATGACCAAAGGGCTTGAAGCTGTAAGCAGTGAGGCTGAAAAAATATTAACTGAAAGTGTTAAAAAAGAGATGGCACTTGATGAAAAAGTTCGCGAGATATGTGAAGATAATGAAGAAGAGATAGAGTTCAATCTTGTTGATGAACGTCAACTTTTCTTCATGATTAAGAAAAAGCTTGCACCTGAATATGATGTTATTCTAAATTATGAAGAGCGTTACTCTGATATATCGCACAAAATTTTAGATGAGTTGTATGAAGAAGATTTGATTCACTTTGAAGTTTCAGAAAACAGAATTAAAAATATCATTTTCAACTCAATAACTTCATTTATTGCAGATGCTAGCGAAGTTGATGATGCTGTAATGGACAAGATTCGTTCATATAAAAAGCATTATATTCCAGGAACCGATGAATTTGAGATCCTTTATGAAAAAATTTATCGTGAAGAGATGGCTAAGAGAGGAATGCAATAA
- the carA gene encoding glutamine-hydrolyzing carbamoyl-phosphate synthase small subunit: MKKVYIYLENGTYLEANSFGADTTSVGEIVFNTSLTGYQEVMSDPSYAGQFVTFTMPEIGNVGVNSQDMESSKAHAKGMIVRKYQKRHSSFRSEGSLDAFLKEHGVMGICDIDTRYLTKMLRAEGAMMMIASTEISDKEELKKVLESSPRIEDVNYIEQVSTKTAYKHTQSTYSKVEFEYETAPEAKAKIVAIDFGVKRNILNELVSAGLEVEVIPNDFSADNLIEKYTNKEIDGVFLSNGPGDPLVLKKEQEQIKKLISAKVPMFGICLGHQLLSISHGYDTYKLKFGHHGGNHPVKNEKTGLVEITAQNHNYNVPDNIIEIAEVTHSNLFDNTIEGLKYNDSPIFSVQHHPESSPGPKESRYIFSSFLELIKR; the protein is encoded by the coding sequence ATAAAAAAAGTATATATTTATCTTGAAAACGGCACTTATTTAGAGGCAAACAGTTTCGGTGCAGATACAACATCAGTAGGTGAGATCGTTTTTAACACATCACTAACAGGATATCAAGAGGTTATGAGTGATCCGTCTTACGCTGGTCAATTTGTAACTTTTACTATGCCTGAGATTGGAAATGTAGGTGTAAATAGCCAGGATATGGAAAGCTCGAAAGCACATGCTAAAGGTATGATAGTTCGTAAGTATCAAAAACGCCATTCAAGTTTTCGTTCAGAAGGCTCACTTGACGCATTTTTAAAAGAACACGGTGTTATGGGTATTTGTGATATAGACACTAGATATCTTACTAAAATGCTAAGAGCAGAGGGTGCTATGATGATGATTGCATCTACTGAGATCAGTGATAAAGAAGAGCTAAAAAAAGTTCTTGAATCTAGTCCTAGAATTGAAGACGTAAACTACATCGAGCAAGTTAGTACCAAAACAGCTTATAAACATACGCAATCAACGTATTCAAAAGTTGAATTTGAATACGAAACTGCACCTGAAGCAAAAGCAAAAATAGTAGCAATTGACTTTGGTGTTAAAAGAAACATATTAAATGAATTAGTTAGTGCAGGTTTGGAAGTTGAAGTAATACCTAATGACTTTTCTGCAGACAACTTAATAGAGAAGTATACAAACAAAGAGATAGACGGTGTGTTTTTATCAAACGGACCAGGAGATCCTTTAGTTCTAAAAAAAGAGCAAGAGCAGATTAAAAAGCTTATATCTGCAAAAGTTCCTATGTTTGGTATTTGTCTTGGTCACCAGCTTTTATCTATCTCACACGGATATGATACATATAAACTAAAATTTGGTCACCACGGTGGTAATCACCCTGTTAAAAATGAAAAAACAGGTCTAGTTGAGATCACTGCACAAAACCATAACTATAATGTACCGGATAATATTATTGAAATCGCAGAAGTTACACACTCTAACCTTTTTGATAATACAATAGAGGGTTTAAAATATAATGACTCTCCAATATTCTCAGTACAGCATCACCCAGAGTCTTCACCAGGACCTAAAGAGAGTAGATACATATTCTCAAGCTTCTTAGAACTTATCAAAAGATAA
- the ccoN gene encoding cytochrome-c oxidase, cbb3-type subunit I, giving the protein MENRPLEYDYTVAKMFMLTTVLLGAVGMLIGVILAFQLAFPELNLVLGEGLAEYTNYSRLRPLHTDAVIFGFTLSGIFATWYYVGQRVLKVSMAESGFLMFLGKLHFWLYLLVVVAVVVSLFAGVTTSKEYAEFEWPIDIAVVVVWVLFGLSIFGLIGIRREKSLYISVWYYIACFLGIAMLYLFNNMEVPTYFASGGIGNWWHSVSMYAGTNDALVEWWYGHNAVAFGFTVPIVAMIYYFLPKESGQAIYSYKLSLLSFWGLMFVYLWAGGHHLLYSTVPDWMQTMGSIFSVILILPSWGSAINMLLTMKGEWQQVAASPLIKFMVLGSTFYMFSTLEGPIQAIKSVNAIAHFTDWIVGHVHDGVLGWVGFMIMASLFHMAPRVFKREIYSKSLMAAQFWIQTVGVVLYFTSMWIAGITQGMMWRAHDEFGNLAYSFIDTVTVLHPYYTIRGIGGLLYLVGFLMFAYNIYKTMSARPVEESELQNASPMGA; this is encoded by the coding sequence ATGGAGAATCGTCCATTAGAGTACGACTATACAGTTGCAAAGATGTTCATGCTAACTACAGTTCTTTTAGGAGCTGTTGGTATGTTAATCGGTGTAATCTTAGCATTTCAACTAGCGTTTCCTGAACTAAACTTAGTTCTAGGTGAGGGTCTTGCGGAATACACTAACTACAGTCGTCTTCGTCCACTGCACACAGATGCAGTAATCTTTGGTTTTACACTAAGTGGTATTTTTGCTACTTGGTATTATGTTGGTCAGCGTGTTTTAAAAGTATCAATGGCAGAGTCAGGCTTTTTGATGTTTTTAGGAAAATTACACTTTTGGTTATACCTATTAGTAGTTGTAGCAGTTGTTGTTTCACTATTCGCAGGTGTTACTACATCAAAAGAGTATGCTGAGTTTGAATGGCCAATCGACATCGCTGTTGTTGTTGTATGGGTTTTATTTGGTTTAAGCATCTTCGGTCTTATCGGTATCCGTCGTGAAAAATCATTATATATTTCAGTTTGGTATTACATTGCATGTTTCTTAGGTATAGCAATGCTTTACTTATTTAACAATATGGAAGTACCTACTTATTTCGCTTCAGGTGGAATTGGTAACTGGTGGCACTCAGTATCTATGTACGCTGGTACAAATGATGCATTAGTTGAGTGGTGGTATGGACACAATGCGGTTGCATTTGGTTTTACAGTGCCTATCGTTGCAATGATCTACTACTTCTTACCAAAAGAATCAGGTCAAGCTATCTATTCTTATAAATTATCATTACTTTCTTTCTGGGGATTAATGTTCGTTTACCTATGGGCTGGTGGTCACCACCTTCTTTATTCAACTGTTCCAGATTGGATGCAGACTATGGGTTCAATTTTCTCTGTAATCTTAATTCTTCCGTCTTGGGGTTCAGCGATCAATATGCTTCTTACAATGAAGGGTGAGTGGCAACAAGTTGCGGCATCTCCATTAATCAAGTTTATGGTTCTTGGTTCTACTTTCTATATGTTCTCAACATTAGAAGGTCCTATTCAAGCAATTAAATCAGTTAATGCAATTGCACACTTTACAGACTGGATCGTAGGTCACGTTCACGATGGTGTTCTTGGTTGGGTTGGATTCATGATTATGGCTTCACTTTTCCACATGGCTCCACGTGTATTCAAACGTGAGATCTACTCTAAGTCTTTAATGGCTGCGCAATTCTGGATTCAAACTGTAGGTGTTGTTTTATACTTCACTTCTATGTGGATCGCAGGTATCACTCAAGGTATGATGTGGCGTGCTCACGATGAGTTCGGTAACTTAGCTTACTCATTCATCGATACAGTTACTGTATTACACCCATACTATACTATCCGTGGAATCGGTGGTTTACTATACTTAGTTGGTTTCTTAATGTTCGCTTATAACATTTACAAAACTATGTCTGCTCGTCCTGTTGAAGAGTCTGAGCTACAAAACGCTTCGCCTATGGGCGCTTAA
- a CDS encoding undecaprenyl-diphosphate phosphatase translates to MTILDSIILGIIEGFTEFLPISSTGHLIVASEFLGINQTNVTKAYEVIIQFAAILAVFFNYRDKFHVSKIPLWTKVFIAFLPIGAIGYIFSDQIKAMFSLEIVATMFIVGGIIFLLVEKFFIPHEKTMLDDIEKISMKQTLWIGFAQVFALIPGTSRAGSTIIGALLVGLSRRASAEFSFLLAFPVMCAVTGYDLLKHYKEFTDESLITLGIGFIVSFIVAYLTIKLFLVFLEKFTFVAFGVYRILFGISLLIFFN, encoded by the coding sequence ATGACAATATTAGATTCTATTATTTTAGGTATTATAGAGGGTTTTACGGAATTTCTTCCAATCTCATCGACTGGACACTTAATTGTAGCCAGTGAATTTTTAGGGATAAATCAAACAAATGTAACAAAAGCTTATGAGGTAATCATACAGTTTGCTGCCATTCTTGCCGTATTTTTTAACTACAGAGATAAATTCCATGTAAGTAAAATCCCACTTTGGACAAAAGTTTTTATAGCTTTTTTACCTATCGGAGCTATTGGTTATATATTTTCAGATCAGATAAAAGCAATGTTTAGCCTAGAAATAGTTGCTACAATGTTTATAGTTGGAGGAATTATATTTTTGCTTGTCGAGAAGTTTTTTATACCGCATGAGAAAACTATGCTTGATGATATAGAAAAAATAAGCATGAAACAAACACTATGGATCGGTTTTGCACAGGTTTTTGCACTGATTCCAGGTACCAGTCGTGCTGGTTCTACCATTATCGGTGCGCTCCTTGTAGGTCTTAGTCGTCGTGCCAGTGCCGAGTTTAGTTTTTTACTTGCATTTCCTGTTATGTGTGCCGTTACTGGCTACGATCTGCTAAAGCACTATAAAGAGTTTACTGATGAGTCGCTTATCACTTTGGGAATAGGTTTTATAGTCTCTTTTATAGTGGCTTATCTAACCATAAAACTCTTCTTGGTTTTTTTAGAAAAATTCACGTTTGTAGCTTTTGGAGTTTATAGAATTTTATTCGGAATATCACTTTTAATATTTTTTAACTAA
- a CDS encoding ATP phosphoribosyltransferase regulatory subunit yields MILEHEIPNGSKLYFGKSAKVKREIESIASTVLDSEGFEEILTPLFSYHQHLSIANERKLIRVNDEKNNPISLRADSTIDVVRIIEKRLGRNTDERKWFYIQPIYKYPTTEQYQIGVEYMGEKDLSYVLNISNEIFKKLEVDALTQISNMKIPHILVDMFDELSLDDFRHLNIEKFLNLKVDWLSKLVYLQHVEQVDELLEIIPDVLKPELIKMKDLCNGSACNNGVLAPMYYAKMLYYDELFFRVIKNNEVYARGGRYKNEDTTSVGFAIYTDTIIEEKVQ; encoded by the coding sequence ATGATACTTGAACACGAGATACCAAACGGCTCAAAACTTTATTTTGGCAAGAGTGCTAAAGTAAAAAGAGAGATCGAATCTATAGCAAGTACAGTTTTAGACTCAGAAGGATTTGAAGAGATCTTAACTCCTTTATTTTCATATCATCAACACCTAAGCATTGCAAATGAACGCAAGCTTATACGTGTTAATGATGAGAAAAACAATCCAATTTCACTTAGAGCAGATTCGACTATAGATGTTGTTCGTATTATTGAAAAACGTCTTGGACGCAACACTGATGAGAGAAAATGGTTTTATATTCAACCAATATATAAATACCCTACTACTGAGCAGTATCAGATAGGTGTTGAGTATATGGGTGAAAAAGATCTTTCATACGTTTTAAACATCTCAAATGAGATCTTTAAGAAACTTGAAGTAGATGCACTGACTCAAATAAGTAATATGAAAATTCCTCATATTCTTGTTGATATGTTTGATGAATTGAGTCTGGATGACTTTAGACATCTAAATATAGAGAAATTTTTAAATCTAAAAGTTGACTGGTTAAGTAAACTTGTATATCTTCAGCATGTAGAGCAGGTAGATGAACTTTTAGAAATTATTCCTGATGTGTTAAAGCCTGAGCTTATTAAAATGAAAGACCTTTGTAACGGTTCAGCATGTAACAACGGTGTTTTAGCACCTATGTATTACGCAAAGATGCTTTACTATGATGAACTGTTTTTCAGAGTTATAAAAAATAATGAAGTGTACGCACGCGGTGGAAGATATAAAAACGAAGATACAACTTCGGTAGGTTTTGCAATTTATACAGATACGATAATAGAAGAGAAGGTTCAATAA
- the ccoO gene encoding cytochrome-c oxidase, cbb3-type subunit II has translation MFHWLEKHPFFFAVGVFVTIAFAGLVEILPNFAQQSQPLVGTKPYSTLELAGRHVYIKNSCNACHSQLIRPFKSETDRYGHYSLSGEYAYDRPFLWGSKRTGPDLMRVGNYRTTDWHENHMKDPASVVPGSIMPGYAWMFKNEADVDTAYAEMLTVANVFSVPYNKPVPMKDGSTEVVKMGATLDEARAMALEEAKLVAADMKDQNVKDMVAAGKIPEIVAIIAYMNSLK, from the coding sequence ATGTTTCATTGGTTAGAAAAACACCCGTTCTTTTTCGCAGTTGGTGTATTCGTTACAATCGCTTTTGCAGGTTTAGTAGAGATTCTTCCAAACTTTGCACAGCAGTCACAGCCTTTAGTTGGTACTAAGCCTTATTCAACTCTTGAGTTAGCTGGACGCCACGTGTATATCAAGAACTCTTGTAATGCATGTCACTCACAGTTAATTCGTCCGTTTAAATCAGAAACTGACCGTTACGGTCACTACTCTTTAAGTGGTGAGTATGCTTATGATCGTCCTTTCCTATGGGGTTCTAAAAGAACTGGTCCGGATTTAATGCGTGTAGGTAACTACCGTACTACTGACTGGCACGAGAACCACATGAAAGATCCTGCTTCAGTTGTTCCAGGTTCAATCATGCCAGGTTATGCTTGGATGTTTAAAAACGAAGCTGACGTTGATACTGCTTATGCAGAGATGTTAACTGTTGCAAACGTGTTCTCAGTTCCATATAACAAACCAGTACCTATGAAAGACGGGTCTACTGAAGTTGTTAAAATGGGTGCTACTTTAGATGAAGCTAGAGCTATGGCTTTAGAAGAAGCTAAATTAGTTGCAGCTGATATGAAAGATCAAAATGTAAAAGATATGGTTGCTGCAGGAAAAATTCCTGAAATTGTAGCTATTATCGCTTACATGAATAGTCTAAAATAG
- a CDS encoding adenylosuccinate synthase codes for MATKADLVVGIQWGDEGKGKIVDALACEYDMVCRSQGGHNAGHTIWVDGVKYALHLIPSGVLNPKAINVIGNGVVLSPEAIIKEMEQFDNLEGRLFISDKAHLNLSYHSLIDQARERLKGDKAIGTTGKGIGPSYADKINRSGVRVGELLNPSELADSIIGYFEENRAIFDVFEIATPNKAELLAELEGFKEKLAPFIADTTQMLWKALDEDNKKVLLEGAQGTLLDIDHGTFPYVTSSSTVSAGACTGLGINPKDIGKVVGIVKAYCTRVGNGPFPSEDFTEDGARLGEQGHEFGTTTGRARRCGWFDAVATRHACRLNGVDELSLMKLDVLDGFDEVKICVAYEYNGQEIDYMPADLENVKPVYKTFKGWTNSVGVRKFEDLPKDAQDYVKTIEEISRTKVGIISTSPERDDTIIL; via the coding sequence ATGGCAACAAAAGCAGATTTAGTAGTTGGAATCCAATGGGGTGACGAAGGTAAAGGTAAAATAGTAGATGCACTTGCATGTGAATACGATATGGTATGTAGAAGCCAAGGTGGTCACAATGCAGGACACACGATTTGGGTTGATGGTGTAAAGTATGCACTTCACTTAATTCCATCAGGTGTACTTAATCCAAAAGCTATCAATGTAATAGGAAACGGTGTTGTTTTATCACCTGAAGCTATAATAAAAGAGATGGAGCAGTTTGACAACTTAGAGGGTCGTCTGTTTATATCTGATAAAGCACACCTAAACCTTTCTTACCACTCTTTAATAGATCAGGCTCGTGAGCGTCTAAAAGGCGATAAAGCTATCGGTACTACAGGAAAAGGTATCGGGCCATCTTATGCAGACAAGATCAATCGTAGTGGTGTACGTGTAGGCGAGCTTTTAAATCCTAGTGAATTAGCTGATTCAATTATTGGTTATTTTGAAGAGAACCGTGCTATTTTTGATGTTTTTGAGATAGCTACACCAAATAAAGCAGAGTTACTAGCTGAGCTAGAAGGTTTTAAAGAAAAACTTGCTCCATTTATAGCTGATACTACTCAGATGTTATGGAAAGCTCTTGATGAAGATAATAAAAAAGTTTTATTAGAGGGTGCTCAGGGTACACTACTTGATATTGACCACGGTACTTTCCCATATGTAACATCAAGTTCTACTGTAAGTGCTGGTGCTTGTACAGGTCTTGGTATAAACCCTAAAGACATTGGTAAAGTAGTAGGTATTGTTAAAGCTTACTGTACACGTGTTGGTAATGGGCCATTCCCATCTGAAGATTTTACAGAAGATGGTGCGCGTTTAGGTGAACAAGGTCATGAGTTTGGAACTACAACAGGTCGTGCAAGAAGATGTGGTTGGTTTGATGCAGTTGCTACTCGTCATGCATGTAGATTAAACGGTGTAGATGAGTTATCACTTATGAAACTAGATGTATTAGATGGTTTTGATGAAGTTAAGATATGTGTAGCGTATGAGTATAACGGTCAAGAGATAGACTATATGCCGGCTGATCTTGAAAATGTAAAACCTGTGTATAAAACTTTTAAAGGTTGGACTAACTCTGTTGGAGTTAGAAAATTTGAAGACTTACCAAAAGATGCACAAGACTACGTAAAAACGATCGAAGAGATCAGTAGAACAAAAGTTGGTATAATTTCTACATCACCAGAAAGAGATGATACAATCATTTTATAA
- the rdgB gene encoding RdgB/HAM1 family non-canonical purine NTP pyrophosphatase produces MKLVLATGNKGKVREIKALCEDHEVVPYSELIDEFEIIEDGDTFKENALIKARAVFKALNDEDVIVIADDSGISVDVLDGAPGIYSARYAGADANDKDNLYKLIEAIKEKGFDSSPAHYTAAIAIVTKDAEYSVHGWMYGTALTKAIGDGGFGYDPMFIPLGFDKTLGELDDEIKKKLSHRSKALALAKKIIKTL; encoded by the coding sequence TTGAAATTAGTTTTGGCAACGGGGAATAAAGGTAAAGTAAGAGAGATCAAAGCACTATGCGAAGATCATGAAGTTGTACCGTACAGTGAGCTTATAGATGAGTTTGAAATAATTGAAGATGGAGATACTTTCAAAGAAAATGCTCTTATAAAAGCAAGAGCTGTTTTTAAAGCACTGAATGATGAAGATGTGATAGTTATAGCAGATGATAGTGGGATTAGTGTAGATGTACTTGATGGTGCTCCTGGAATATATAGTGCAAGATATGCTGGAGCAGATGCAAACGATAAAGATAATCTGTATAAACTGATAGAAGCAATAAAAGAAAAAGGTTTCGATTCAAGTCCTGCTCACTATACTGCTGCAATAGCTATAGTTACAAAAGATGCAGAGTATTCAGTTCATGGTTGGATGTATGGTACAGCTTTAACAAAAGCTATTGGTGATGGCGGTTTTGGTTATGATCCTATGTTTATACCGTTAGGTTTTGATAAAACTTTAGGTGAGTTGGATGATGAGATAAAGAAAAAGTTATCACACCGCTCAAAAGCACTTGCACTGGCAAAAAAAATTATAAAAACATTATAA